TCATTGAATTGTTACGCTGATGTTGGTGGTGAAGTGTTGTGGATTGATGTGTTGCATGCAACCCTAAAACGTGGACTCACACCTTTATCTTGGACTGATTATCTGTATCTGAGTGTTGGAGGAACTCTGTCAAATGCTGGAATCAGTGGCCAAGCCTTTCGATTTGGTCCTCAGATCTCTAATGTTCTTCAACTCGATGTTGTCACAGGTATCACTTTCTCAAATCTCACCTTGTTATCAACTTCAACGCtatcaaagtattatttttgttttgttctctgATATTTATTTGCATCAATTTTCTATCAAGCGATAGTTTAATAGAGAGTTTAATGAATTAATCAATTTTCTATTAAGCGATAGCTTAATTGATTCATTGAATtggaattataaaattaattataataaattcaattttttaatgaataaaagtaaaaaaaaaaattatgccattaaaaaaaatccattgaTCCAAATTTGTCACTTATGTTTAAGTATATAtagactaaaatataaattgactttaagcataataaaacttaacaatttgaaaatttaaaaatatgaaataaacacTTAAATGTAACTGTCACATGATCTCACGGTATATGTACCAATACTCTtcatgattaaaaaaatgaaagaaagtttgcaaccatatatataatacaaagaTTTCACATATAACTATATCTTGTCGACCAATCTCTTATACTGagtctaaatataattttttcaaagtgAACACTTATTCTCTCATCAATCTAAATGATGCACTCcatattattttcctatttatttatttaattgatctAGTATTCAGTTTATTTCATCCATAAGGTTTCCATTTGAATCAAACCAATTCACAACGAGTTAAGAAAATGTTTctatttaggaaaaaaaaacgtttttaataaaaaaaaattaagataatattatcttttttcctATGTAAAGTATTTATCTCTTAGctataacataatattttttaaataatattattatgtattgtTAAACTTTAAACCTACCTAGAtgttattaaacattttatttaatgttatattttaaatgataaagacttattaaatgttttattttagtttttaatactatattaaattatgatatttttttaatagtattttgtAAATGGTTTCATTATTACATTAATACCAATTAATTAGCGGTTCCATTGTTGTACTCTCAATCAGTATTTTAACAGATACGATTCTCAGGTCATACATAGATATCTAATTAtataatgcaaaataaaatggaTATTCAATTGTCTATAAGacaaactatatatttttttcaggAAAAGGAGAGCTTGTGAGTTGCTCCAGGGATAAGAATTCTGAGTTATTTTACGGTGTTCTTGGAGGATTAGGTCAATTTGGTGTAATAACCAGAGCCAGAATACCTCTAGGACCTGCACCAACCAGGGCAAGTAtcattttctctcctttctataatttttttttgtgcaaAACAAACTTGtagattaattaattgaaacatatatataaaataaatcatttaattgaaatgttaattatatatctaaaatataagaCTAATTTAGAAAGAATATAAGAGGAGGTAAACATCATTTTAAAACTTAGTAGAGTTAGACTTAAAGATTTTAGaatatattctaataaaatttattatcgaTTAAATATATCAGTAAACTATTCATCAATATCTAGTCTCATGTAGAATAGAATAGGAATatgtttaatttggtttataaacataaaacatagatataaaattatttatttacttttaacgaggtatttttataagatttgCAGGTGAAATGGCTCCATCTGCTCTACAACAACTTCAGTGCATTTTCTAGCGACCAAGAACATTTAATCTCCTTCAGTACTGCAGCAGATTATGTAGAAGGCAAGCTTCTATTCAGTCAGCCACCCCTGGAACTTTCCTTTTATCCAGATTCTGACCATCAAAGAATAACTTCACTGGTAACTCAAAATGGCATAATTTACATCATAGAACTTGTCAAATACTATGACAGCAACTCTCAAGCATTCGTGGCCAAGGTTGTCATGTTCTCAGGAacttcttttactttcattactcgttttaatatatcaaaacatATTGGAACAAACTCATCATGTGTGAACACTATGTTTTACTAAATTAACTATTTATCTTCCTGTTTCTTGAATAGGATGTGGCCGATTTGGTGAAAGGGTTAAAGTTCGTACCAACATTTATGTTCAAAAAAGATGCATCGTACGAGGAGTTTCTGAATAGAGTTTACGCAGAAGAGTTATTTCTAAGGTCAAAAGGACTTTGGGAAATTCCTCACCCCTGGTTGAACATCTGGATTCCAAGATCTCGAATCTCAGATTTTAACGAAGGTGTTTTCAAGAACATTATTCTTAAGCAAAACATTTCTAGCGGAATTTCTCTGATATACCCACTGAACCGAAACAAGTAAGTTCATAAGTATACCATACATGACATATATAATcagttttatgaaattaaattacgTAACATGCTAACATgcattataataattatcagGTGGGATGATAAGATGTCACCAGTTACACCAGATGAAGATGTTTTCTACGCTCTAAGTCTTTTGCGTTCTACAAGTTCGATGGATATGCTGGAGAAATATCAGACTCAGAACCGACAAATATTAGAGTTTTGTAAGGATGCTGGTATTAAGATCACGGAATATCTCACTGGGAACAAAACTCAACAACAATGGATGGAACACTTTGGCTCAAAATGGAAACTTTTTGCGGATAGAAAAGCTCGATTTGATCCCAAAAGAATATTGTCACCAGGACAAGGGATTTTTTCAAAgtaaaatgattattaaaaaaaaaaaagtagactTTTCTATtcttagaagaaaataaaagaataaaaaatagtattaatgaatgtataatatttttaatttgcaatcctccatttttcaatgaaaataaatatttcttttatataaagagaATATTTAGCGATGACAAGATATTGACTTTAGAATTACATGTTTTCATTTATAGTACCAAAATATAACTatgtagtttttttaaaaaaaaaaattgaattgatgttttttttttgaaaatttaatgattttagtGTTTAGTGGGATATTTTAAGGTGTGTATCATTCACattagttatatataattagagaCGTAAACATGAGATtacattttttatcaataaaatattaattattagtatttatttaatagaaaagttgaactcaaactctctttttttcactagtaaaaaatcatattttatgacgtacaaaaataaactataaagtACATAATTTTGTACGTTATACTATATCTACATATTCACGAACGTCAGGGAGTCACGAACGTCTTCGACACCCGTACAAAGTGACGATCTGCCAATTGAAAACTGAAAAAGTGGCCCTCGGACACCACGGCCACGTCGCTGGTGAGGTTTACCATTAATAGGTAAACATGAATGAGAAGGAAAAATTGATAGAAAGGTGAAAAATGATTATTGGTCCAGTAGTCGTAGGTGGCTGACTCAATATGTAGAGTGACAAAATGGATGACCACGTTGCATATAACTCGAAATACTATCATTCCTTGCAAAATGATTGTGTGCTCAAATCTTATTCGAAGACGATGGGAAAGAATGGGAGTAATTTCGGGCCGAAGATGGATGATGAAATACGGCATATTGAGAGATACTGAAAGAAACGCTCTTGCACAGAAATCTTGAGACTTGAGAAGTTGATAGAAGTGACAACGCATAAAGAAGATGATggtaagtaaaattaatataagagaTTAGAATTGATAGGTccgtttatttatttattctgtttctcatgttttatataaaatttaatacatttcagttgaaaatactaaatttttctaaattatatatataattcacaTTAGTTATATAGATAATTAGAGACGTAAACATgagattacattttttttatcaataattattagtatttatttaatagaaaagttgaactcaaactctcttttttttcttctaaatttatcAAACTAGTTTTACTTTGTAACTCAAAAGGATTATAAGTATCATGGAAATAAgggaaaaatatattcaattttatcttaCCGTCGTAACTATTTTAGTGGATGCACAACATATTTGTCTACATTTTAGCCCAAACTTAGAAAGTTACACCTTAATGATGTTAAGTTATATTAAAACTTACATAtgaacttgaatttttttttgcaataaaTAAGTGtaccaaataatatataagctataatttaatatatgtttaaattaaatttatttaataaggtGTTAGTTGCGGTGTCTATATAAATGGTGAGGTGAGTAAAAGCAAAGGTGAGCTTCCTTGTGGGCTTTTAAGTTGGGCTAAAATAGAGGAAACCCAAAGCACAGGGAGAGGGGGTGTGCTTTAGTATTTAAGAAGTGCAAACAAAAACTCTCTCTTATTTCTTTCCAAAACtagttttattcttattatttgcCTCCAAGCACCACTTATGTCATAAAAATCACACTTGTCAAATCTTGATCaaaccataaaaatattattattaaacattaaataaacaatatatatatatatatatatataaacattaatatatttgagGGGAATTAGaaattcataattataaatataatatccgAAAAAGATACATACTAACTCCATTGACACAAATGAAAGCAGAAGGGGTTAAAAGtgcaattaattaaattatttatttatttttcattaaatagaGAGACTCCCTACACGACACCGTACCAGGGAATCATCAAGGTCCCTTCCCTTCACCGCGGCCATCGATCACCATCGTCTTTTCTCTAGAGCTGCGTTGCGAAAACGCACCGTTTTGTTAGTGTTTTCGTTCTCAAGAAAACTGCAAAAGTAAAGCAGGGTTTGCAAGCTTGTGTTTAAACAACAATGGCGGAGAAACCCCAACCGGTTCGGGTGCTGTACTGTGGGGTGTGCAGTTTGCCTCCCGAATACTGCGAATTTGGATCCGATTTCGAAAAATGCAAACCCTGGTTAATCCAAAACGTCCCTGACCTATACCCTAATCTTCTTAAAGGTacctttcctttctttctttctcagaAGAAATTCAATATTCCCcaatttactcttttttttatgtttatttcgATCATTCCGATTTAATTGAAATGCgaattgttattttctttttctttttcgcgCAGAGGCAAATGATAAGGGAGCTGATACAGTTGCTGATAAGCTGCAAAGTACCGGTATATCGTCAGGAGCTGGTGATGGAGCTGCTTCCTcaggtatttttatttttaacttttgtttagTGTGCTTGAGATTGAAGAAGGTTGATATTCcgtaaattttagaatttgtattttattgtgtGATCGTTAATTTAGATGAGTTGTTTGGCTTTCAATGACATGAGTTTTTTGTGATTCTCGCTTAGTCAATGTGATTCTCTGATGGTGTGTGTTGGTTTTTATGTTTCAGCACCGAAGCAAGAAGAAGTGAAGCGTCTTCCGGGTGGGAAGATAAAGAAGAAGGCATGTCTTGGAATTATTTAAGCCTCTCTAGTGAATATACTTGTTGTATGATGCTGAATGTCATAGTTTCATGTCGTTTGGTGTGATTGGATGTGATTTTGCTCTTTTCAGGATAAGCAAGAGGTGGTTATTGAAAAGGTTGTTCGTAACAAGCGAAAGTGTATCACCACTGTGAAGGGCCTGGAGCTTTTCGGTGAGCTATTTCTGTTATTCTCTTGGGCATTATTTGGATGTCTTAAGGACAGGTAGAATCTAAAGATGAATTGGGATGAACTTGTCAAACCAGTCTGGACGTTTCATGGTGAAATAAGGgaaaatttttattctatagGATGGAATTAGATAATATGGACTCCTCCTTTTTCATTTCATCTTAAACAACCCAAAAAGTTATAACTAACATCATTTTATTTCATCCCTTTCTATTCAGTATCAAGACAAACATAGACTTGAGGTAATATTACATAGGTGTGCTTTGgagtttaacttttttttcttttattgcattCAGGTGTCAAGCTCAGCGATGCTTCCAAGAAACTCGGGAAAAAGTTTGCTACAGGAGCCTCTGTTGTCAAGGTTTGCTGAAATTTTGTATGGTGTTCATAAAATGCATGTTGTGACCCTTTTTCAtgggatttttcttttgttttcttccgAAAAATTGATTACCAATTTACTaaagaaaacactttttaactcaaaataaaCTAAGCCAAACCATAGTTGTCAATATCGCCAAATAGCAGTGTTATTGGGGAATTGTGTCATTGAGCGGTAAAAGTGGAATATTGTTGCAATTTGGAGTAGCTGCTGTTGCAGCAGCAATAGTGGACAAAATCATGCAAAATTGCAGATGGAGCGAGTGTTATTAGAGTGGGTCACAAAAACTTGTTTAAATAATGAAACAGCGCTATTTAAGGTTTTTTGGGGGTCAATTTGGAATGAATCCCCCTTCTATGAATAAGAATTGACACCGTTGTTTCTTAGTCATTTAACACCCTGTTAtccatagtttttttattatcgTCCCTTAGATAATCTGGCTAACCGTGATCTTTTCGGCCTTACTTCGTTCTGTCCGTGTTCTTTTATTTAATCTCTCTGAAACATTTCTTTCATCTCCTTGTCTTGTGCTCTCTTCTAATTGGTTACAATAGTGGCTATCTTGCTACCCTCTATTCTGCAATATAGTGTTTAAGAGGACAATTCCTCTGCACTGGTATTTGGGATTGACAACTACGATCCCAACACCTAGTACTCTTGGTTCTTATATGGATATAATGTCTTACACTTTTGTGGATTGATTGATGTTAGGGACCAACTGAGAAAGAACAAATTGATGTTCAAGGGGATATAGCTTATGACATCGTGGAATTCATTACAGATACGTGGCCTGATGTAAGTAATTTTGATTGTTGGTTGTTTGGCATTGTAATTGTGTAATCTAATTTAAACGTATGTATTGTTGACAGTgattaaaagaaacaattaaaaaggaaaattagaaTTATCAAGTTTCAGTAACACAATTTCCATTATAATCTTCTTCTCTTGTGGGAGACCgatgtatatattaatttggtTATTAAACTGAGCAAGGAAATATGTTTTTCTGATCGGCAATCTATCTTTGACACCATCTTTTATGATATGTGGGACATTTCCTTCATCTATGATACTACGGCTGAATGTAGCCAACATATTTCATGCATGATAtggttaatattt
This DNA window, taken from Vigna radiata var. radiata cultivar VC1973A chromosome 5, Vradiata_ver6, whole genome shotgun sequence, encodes the following:
- the LOC106760070 gene encoding cytokinin dehydrogenase 2-like; its protein translation is MDVSNLAFSIAMAVLCLSSITQANFKIPKEIAKKFSSDPEILSLASTDYGHIVHETPLKVFEPSSVSDISSLINFSNSLPTPFTIATRGKAHSLLGQAQTRNGVVLNMTNLKGSLISVSNCGRKTSLNCYADVGGEVLWIDVLHATLKRGLTPLSWTDYLYLSVGGTLSNAGISGQAFRFGPQISNVLQLDVVTGKGELVSCSRDKNSELFYGVLGGLGQFGVITRARIPLGPAPTRVKWLHLLYNNFSAFSSDQEHLISFSTAADYVEGKLLFSQPPLELSFYPDSDHQRITSLVTQNGIIYIIELVKYYDSNSQAFVAKDVADLVKGLKFVPTFMFKKDASYEEFLNRVYAEELFLRSKGLWEIPHPWLNIWIPRSRISDFNEGVFKNIILKQNISSGISLIYPLNRNKWDDKMSPVTPDEDVFYALSLLRSTSSMDMLEKYQTQNRQILEFCKDAGIKITEYLTGNKTQQQWMEHFGSKWKLFADRKARFDPKRILSPGQGIFSK
- the LOC106759919 gene encoding translation machinery-associated protein 22 encodes the protein MAEKPQPVRVLYCGVCSLPPEYCEFGSDFEKCKPWLIQNVPDLYPNLLKEANDKGADTVADKLQSTGISSGAGDGAASSAPKQEEVKRLPGGKIKKKDKQEVVIEKVVRNKRKCITTVKGLELFGVKLSDASKKLGKKFATGASVVKGPTEKEQIDVQGDIAYDIVEFITDTWPDVPETAIFFIEDGRKVPAA